From one Solea solea chromosome 15, fSolSol10.1, whole genome shotgun sequence genomic stretch:
- the LOC131474111 gene encoding inactive phospholipase D5-like isoform X3, with protein MKSQQKCIVIFALVCCFAVLVALIFSAVDVWGEDEDGITEDNCNKDCRVVLVENIPEDISYFDNGTAHLPLSVGLYNLLDKAIRVVEIVSPLWLLNSSDYESSFHPAAKQGRALLARLQGLKARGVQLKISSGMVDSTELRMLARHDAEIHYVNMTALTKGHLLSSFWVVDRRHIYIGSASMDWRSLATRKELGVMVYNCSCLALDLHRVFSLYWGLQYRDFIPSFWSKRLFALFNKHEPLELTLNSTKAQAYISSSPNVFIPKDRSNDLEAISWVIQEARHFIYISIIDYLPLLSSSALKYWSRIDGLIREALILRKVRVRLLISCSEKTQPLTFNFIWSLRSLCMEQANCSMEAKFFNPRVQRDGSLQGINHNRFMVTDRAIYLGNLDWVGNEFAFNAGAGLVISQPEGVEERNSTVVEQLRAAFDRDWFSRYTRSLQANKVPVCNKHQINRLVPVKVSHIDNGAVPIRTGQHNIGPAPMRNSHKDDGQVSVKSRNHDDRLGKNGHQGKNGLLPIIDSYQDRGQVKIGHLDDRQVPNRGNNHDNPIELPSQSAESSGSREIANGSL; from the exons TCTCAGCAGAAGTGCATCGTGATCTTTGCCTTGGTGTGCTGCTTCGCCGTACTGGTGGCGTTGATTTTCTCAGCGGTGGATGTGTGGGGCGAAGACGAAGACGGGATCACGGAGGACAACTGCAACAAGGATTGCAG AGTGGTGCTTGTTGAAAACATCCCAGAAGACATCTCCTATTTTGACAATGGCACAGCCCACCTCCCTCTCTCAGTGGGGCTGTACAACTTACTGGACAAAGCTATCAGGGTTGTAGAGATAGTTTCCCCACTGTGGCTCCTGAACTCCTCTGATTATGAATCCAGCTTCCACCCTGCTGCCAAACAG GGCAGAGCTCTGCTCGCCAGGCTGCAGGGGCTGAAAGCAAGAGGAGTCCAGCTGAAGATCTCCAGCGGCATGGTCGACTCCACTGAGCTCAGGATGCTCGCCAGACACG ACGCTGAGATCCATTATGTGAACATGACAGCGCTGACCAAAGgccacctcctctcctccttctggGTGGTTGACAGGCGGCACATTTACATCGGGAGTGCAAGCATGGACTGGAGATCCCTGGCCACA AGGAAGGAGCTGGGTGTGATGGTGTACAACTGCAGCTGTCTGGCTCTGGACCTCCACAGAGTGTTTAGTCTCTACTGGGGGCTTCAGTATAGAGACTTCATCCCCTCCTTCTGGTCCAAGCGCCTTTTTGCTCTCTTCAACAAGCACGAGCCTCTGGAGCTCACTCTCAACAGCACCAAGGCCCAGGCCTACATCTCT AGCTCCCCCAATGTTTTCATCCCCAAAGATCGCAGTAATGACCTAGAAGCCATTTCCTGGGTCATCCAAGAAGCTCGCCATTTCATATACATCTCCATCATTGATTACCTGCCTCTGCTCAGCAGCAGTGCCCTCAA GTACTGGTCTCGCATCGATGGCCTTATCCGGGAGGCTCTGATTCTGAGGAAAGTGCGGGTACGGCTGCTGATAAGTTGCTCGGAAAAGACTCAACCACTTACTTTCAACTTCATCTGGTCCCTGAGGAGTCTGTGCATGGAACAGGCTAACTGTTCCATGGAAGCC AAGTTCTTCAACCCCAGAGTGCAGAGGGATGGCAGTCTCCAGGGAATAAACCATAACAGGTTCATGGTGACAGACAGAGCCATCTATTTAG GTAACCTTGACTGGGTGGGGAATGAGTTTGCCTTTAACGCAGGAGCAGGTCTGGTGATCAGTCAGCCCGAGGGTGTTGAGGAGAGGAACTCCACCGTGGTGGAGCAGCTACGGGCCGCATTCGACAGGGACTGGTTTTCACGTTACACGCGCTCCCTGCAAGCCAATAAGGTCCCTGTCTGCAACAAGCACCAAATCAACAGGCTGGTGCCAGTCAAAGTCAGCCACATAGACAATGGAGCAGTGCCTATCAGAACAGGCCAACACAATATTGGACCCGCACCAAtgagaaacagccacaaagACGACGGGCAGGTCTCAGTCAAGTCAAGGAACCATGACGACAGACTCGGCAAAAATGGACACCAAGGCAAAAATGGACTGTTGCCAATTATAGACAGTTACCAAGACCGGGGACAAGTGAAAATAGGTCACCTTGATGACAGACAGGTGCCAAACAGGGGTAATAACCATGACAATCCAATAGAGCTGCCCAGTCAGTCAGCTGAGAGCAGCGGCAGCAGAGAGATCGCCAATGGatcactgtga
- the LOC131474111 gene encoding inactive phospholipase D5-like isoform X1 — MELQGIRGPMGGQDLRGQGLGFGLSATAIPTNSIITAVQQQDYSASVWLRRRDKLEHSQQKCIVIFALVCCFAVLVALIFSAVDVWGEDEDGITEDNCNKDCRVVLVENIPEDISYFDNGTAHLPLSVGLYNLLDKAIRVVEIVSPLWLLNSSDYESSFHPAAKQGRALLARLQGLKARGVQLKISSGMVDSTELRMLARHDAEIHYVNMTALTKGHLLSSFWVVDRRHIYIGSASMDWRSLATRKELGVMVYNCSCLALDLHRVFSLYWGLQYRDFIPSFWSKRLFALFNKHEPLELTLNSTKAQAYISSSPNVFIPKDRSNDLEAISWVIQEARHFIYISIIDYLPLLSSSALKYWSRIDGLIREALILRKVRVRLLISCSEKTQPLTFNFIWSLRSLCMEQANCSMEAKFFNPRVQRDGSLQGINHNRFMVTDRAIYLGNLDWVGNEFAFNAGAGLVISQPEGVEERNSTVVEQLRAAFDRDWFSRYTRSLQANKVPVCNKHQINRLVPVKVSHIDNGAVPIRTGQHNIGPAPMRNSHKDDGQVSVKSRNHDDRLGKNGHQGKNGLLPIIDSYQDRGQVKIGHLDDRQVPNRGNNHDNPIELPSQSAESSGSREIANGSL; from the exons TCTCAGCAGAAGTGCATCGTGATCTTTGCCTTGGTGTGCTGCTTCGCCGTACTGGTGGCGTTGATTTTCTCAGCGGTGGATGTGTGGGGCGAAGACGAAGACGGGATCACGGAGGACAACTGCAACAAGGATTGCAG AGTGGTGCTTGTTGAAAACATCCCAGAAGACATCTCCTATTTTGACAATGGCACAGCCCACCTCCCTCTCTCAGTGGGGCTGTACAACTTACTGGACAAAGCTATCAGGGTTGTAGAGATAGTTTCCCCACTGTGGCTCCTGAACTCCTCTGATTATGAATCCAGCTTCCACCCTGCTGCCAAACAG GGCAGAGCTCTGCTCGCCAGGCTGCAGGGGCTGAAAGCAAGAGGAGTCCAGCTGAAGATCTCCAGCGGCATGGTCGACTCCACTGAGCTCAGGATGCTCGCCAGACACG ACGCTGAGATCCATTATGTGAACATGACAGCGCTGACCAAAGgccacctcctctcctccttctggGTGGTTGACAGGCGGCACATTTACATCGGGAGTGCAAGCATGGACTGGAGATCCCTGGCCACA AGGAAGGAGCTGGGTGTGATGGTGTACAACTGCAGCTGTCTGGCTCTGGACCTCCACAGAGTGTTTAGTCTCTACTGGGGGCTTCAGTATAGAGACTTCATCCCCTCCTTCTGGTCCAAGCGCCTTTTTGCTCTCTTCAACAAGCACGAGCCTCTGGAGCTCACTCTCAACAGCACCAAGGCCCAGGCCTACATCTCT AGCTCCCCCAATGTTTTCATCCCCAAAGATCGCAGTAATGACCTAGAAGCCATTTCCTGGGTCATCCAAGAAGCTCGCCATTTCATATACATCTCCATCATTGATTACCTGCCTCTGCTCAGCAGCAGTGCCCTCAA GTACTGGTCTCGCATCGATGGCCTTATCCGGGAGGCTCTGATTCTGAGGAAAGTGCGGGTACGGCTGCTGATAAGTTGCTCGGAAAAGACTCAACCACTTACTTTCAACTTCATCTGGTCCCTGAGGAGTCTGTGCATGGAACAGGCTAACTGTTCCATGGAAGCC AAGTTCTTCAACCCCAGAGTGCAGAGGGATGGCAGTCTCCAGGGAATAAACCATAACAGGTTCATGGTGACAGACAGAGCCATCTATTTAG GTAACCTTGACTGGGTGGGGAATGAGTTTGCCTTTAACGCAGGAGCAGGTCTGGTGATCAGTCAGCCCGAGGGTGTTGAGGAGAGGAACTCCACCGTGGTGGAGCAGCTACGGGCCGCATTCGACAGGGACTGGTTTTCACGTTACACGCGCTCCCTGCAAGCCAATAAGGTCCCTGTCTGCAACAAGCACCAAATCAACAGGCTGGTGCCAGTCAAAGTCAGCCACATAGACAATGGAGCAGTGCCTATCAGAACAGGCCAACACAATATTGGACCCGCACCAAtgagaaacagccacaaagACGACGGGCAGGTCTCAGTCAAGTCAAGGAACCATGACGACAGACTCGGCAAAAATGGACACCAAGGCAAAAATGGACTGTTGCCAATTATAGACAGTTACCAAGACCGGGGACAAGTGAAAATAGGTCACCTTGATGACAGACAGGTGCCAAACAGGGGTAATAACCATGACAATCCAATAGAGCTGCCCAGTCAGTCAGCTGAGAGCAGCGGCAGCAGAGAGATCGCCAATGGatcactgtga
- the LOC131474111 gene encoding inactive phospholipase D5-like isoform X2, whose protein sequence is MLKSQQKCIVIFALVCCFAVLVALIFSAVDVWGEDEDGITEDNCNKDCRVVLVENIPEDISYFDNGTAHLPLSVGLYNLLDKAIRVVEIVSPLWLLNSSDYESSFHPAAKQGRALLARLQGLKARGVQLKISSGMVDSTELRMLARHDAEIHYVNMTALTKGHLLSSFWVVDRRHIYIGSASMDWRSLATRKELGVMVYNCSCLALDLHRVFSLYWGLQYRDFIPSFWSKRLFALFNKHEPLELTLNSTKAQAYISSSPNVFIPKDRSNDLEAISWVIQEARHFIYISIIDYLPLLSSSALKYWSRIDGLIREALILRKVRVRLLISCSEKTQPLTFNFIWSLRSLCMEQANCSMEAKFFNPRVQRDGSLQGINHNRFMVTDRAIYLGNLDWVGNEFAFNAGAGLVISQPEGVEERNSTVVEQLRAAFDRDWFSRYTRSLQANKVPVCNKHQINRLVPVKVSHIDNGAVPIRTGQHNIGPAPMRNSHKDDGQVSVKSRNHDDRLGKNGHQGKNGLLPIIDSYQDRGQVKIGHLDDRQVPNRGNNHDNPIELPSQSAESSGSREIANGSL, encoded by the exons ATGCTAAAG TCTCAGCAGAAGTGCATCGTGATCTTTGCCTTGGTGTGCTGCTTCGCCGTACTGGTGGCGTTGATTTTCTCAGCGGTGGATGTGTGGGGCGAAGACGAAGACGGGATCACGGAGGACAACTGCAACAAGGATTGCAG AGTGGTGCTTGTTGAAAACATCCCAGAAGACATCTCCTATTTTGACAATGGCACAGCCCACCTCCCTCTCTCAGTGGGGCTGTACAACTTACTGGACAAAGCTATCAGGGTTGTAGAGATAGTTTCCCCACTGTGGCTCCTGAACTCCTCTGATTATGAATCCAGCTTCCACCCTGCTGCCAAACAG GGCAGAGCTCTGCTCGCCAGGCTGCAGGGGCTGAAAGCAAGAGGAGTCCAGCTGAAGATCTCCAGCGGCATGGTCGACTCCACTGAGCTCAGGATGCTCGCCAGACACG ACGCTGAGATCCATTATGTGAACATGACAGCGCTGACCAAAGgccacctcctctcctccttctggGTGGTTGACAGGCGGCACATTTACATCGGGAGTGCAAGCATGGACTGGAGATCCCTGGCCACA AGGAAGGAGCTGGGTGTGATGGTGTACAACTGCAGCTGTCTGGCTCTGGACCTCCACAGAGTGTTTAGTCTCTACTGGGGGCTTCAGTATAGAGACTTCATCCCCTCCTTCTGGTCCAAGCGCCTTTTTGCTCTCTTCAACAAGCACGAGCCTCTGGAGCTCACTCTCAACAGCACCAAGGCCCAGGCCTACATCTCT AGCTCCCCCAATGTTTTCATCCCCAAAGATCGCAGTAATGACCTAGAAGCCATTTCCTGGGTCATCCAAGAAGCTCGCCATTTCATATACATCTCCATCATTGATTACCTGCCTCTGCTCAGCAGCAGTGCCCTCAA GTACTGGTCTCGCATCGATGGCCTTATCCGGGAGGCTCTGATTCTGAGGAAAGTGCGGGTACGGCTGCTGATAAGTTGCTCGGAAAAGACTCAACCACTTACTTTCAACTTCATCTGGTCCCTGAGGAGTCTGTGCATGGAACAGGCTAACTGTTCCATGGAAGCC AAGTTCTTCAACCCCAGAGTGCAGAGGGATGGCAGTCTCCAGGGAATAAACCATAACAGGTTCATGGTGACAGACAGAGCCATCTATTTAG GTAACCTTGACTGGGTGGGGAATGAGTTTGCCTTTAACGCAGGAGCAGGTCTGGTGATCAGTCAGCCCGAGGGTGTTGAGGAGAGGAACTCCACCGTGGTGGAGCAGCTACGGGCCGCATTCGACAGGGACTGGTTTTCACGTTACACGCGCTCCCTGCAAGCCAATAAGGTCCCTGTCTGCAACAAGCACCAAATCAACAGGCTGGTGCCAGTCAAAGTCAGCCACATAGACAATGGAGCAGTGCCTATCAGAACAGGCCAACACAATATTGGACCCGCACCAAtgagaaacagccacaaagACGACGGGCAGGTCTCAGTCAAGTCAAGGAACCATGACGACAGACTCGGCAAAAATGGACACCAAGGCAAAAATGGACTGTTGCCAATTATAGACAGTTACCAAGACCGGGGACAAGTGAAAATAGGTCACCTTGATGACAGACAGGTGCCAAACAGGGGTAATAACCATGACAATCCAATAGAGCTGCCCAGTCAGTCAGCTGAGAGCAGCGGCAGCAGAGAGATCGCCAATGGatcactgtga